ttttttttttgataagaAATTTAAGTGTTACAGAATGGGCCATcttacaaaaataatagtctttatgtatttttatatatgtaaaagaattgaaatattttataaCTGGTTGTTATTATGGTACAGTGCGCTGCCCAATCCACGTGGAAAAATCCTGTTCATTCAATAATAGAAACTGAAATCATGTAATGTTGCGTAGTATAGTGCGTGAGCTTATTGTGCCACTTCTTGCTCAGCATTTTGAACTTCGTGTTCCTCCTCGTATTCGATTTCGACTTTAGGACGTTTAGTTTTGGCACTAGTTCCCTTCTTACGTCTCTTGGCTGaattcttattttcttcatcactATCGCTGTCGCTCTCGCTTTCACTGTCGCTTTCGCTTTCACTGGCGCTGGAAGCTTCTCTGTCAGAGTCAGCTAACCACTTTTCTAAGTCATCCACGTCAACGTATTCACCTTCGCCATCATCTGCAACGTATTCAACTTCCCCATCATCactttcctcttcttcatcccAGTCTTCTTCCTCGTCCTGAGAATTCTCCTCTTCCATTTGACCcattatcttcttccaGACCTTTTCGTCAACATTTAATGGTTTATCACCGTAAGCACCACTCTTTAATCTGTCCATCAATTCTTTTTCGATGGCTTTTTCAATCTTGGCAGCTACCAATGCCTTTCTCTCCCTGTTTTgttctcttcttttgacCTTTGGTGCTACACCAACGTAGTGTCTCTCCTCCTCCCTTAATGCTAAACGTCTCTCTGTTATCATGACCTGCGTCAATTTTGTAAATCTCTGTTTACACTTATGACGGAAAAACTTGCTCCAATGTAGTAGGTGTTCGTCGATCTGTTGTAAAGCCTTCGTGTAATTTTTGGATAGTTTGATTCTTTCCCATAACTTGGCAGGAGTGTGCGCTCTTTCAGGCGTCTTCATATACAAGTACAGTTTCCCATTGTCACACTTCACTGTTGCATACTTGGAGTTGGCAAGTGGGCATGATTGCCTTGTACACAACCCAGTGACGTTATACTCATTTCTGCAAAAATTTTGACCATTAGGTGCCTTAATTCTATGAGAGCAGAAACTTTGATTAATCACTTGCCAAACAATTTCGTCGGACATATCCTCGTTGTATTCTAACCGTTGTAGTTATGTACTGAAGAGAACACTgtcaaaagaaagaactAAGCAATGCAATATCTGCCTCTATACCAAtcactttttcattttttttcaaaagctcatcggaaaatttttcaaaaaaaaaaaaaaaaaaaaaaaaggtttaTTACCCTACTGCATTTTGATAATCTGAACATAATGAGCTAATGAAAGCAATTCTCATTTAAAAACAAGTATTCTCTCTTATTGAAGTATGCATTATCTATCATTataaattcttttattcTGTTCGAGTCCatgtttttaaaaaaaaaaaaacatgtATGTATGCTCCATCTATATATGCTCCATctgtatattttatatgCAAAGTTTTTTACAAGAGGAATTTGGGAACTGGAGGAAAGTGGCACAATACCTCATGTGGATAGTTCATTAATCTCTTCTTGTGTTAATGTGCTAATATAAACACACTTACTCAGCAATTCGTGGTTAACTTTGAAAGTGTAAAACTTGGACCATTGAACCCTTTGAATGAAATTCTTGACTATTTGAACGTTCGTATCGAATTTATTGTAATTCACTACTTTATCTTCTAAGATCCAGTCTTTCTTCTCTGCGTTTGCTGATAGGTCCGAAAGATATACGACGATGAAAGGGACGCAACCCACCAGTGGATTCACAGAGTTAAGTAGATTTCTTATTGTAGAATAATTCCTGTCTAGCGAGGGAATCTTCTTTAGCTCTTCCCAAGTCAGTAAGTCGCCTGGTTCAATCAGACGCCATGCATCagtgaatttttgaacaacTGAAGAACTTAAGGCTAGAATGATTTCCATCAATGTGTTAAAGTTCTGAAATGTCCTGCAGTGGTCTGCAACGTGTATAAACCTTTGAAtgacatttcttttcattttgctGCTCTTGGTAAGAAGTATTTCTGATATAATCCAATCCACAGTTAAGTTAAATCTGGATATAGCTAAATCAATGCCAGATAAGGTCTCGTTCCTTACTAGTAGTTGCAACCAACTTATAACTTGTGGGCCTTCATGCTTCATCTTTAAATCTAATAAATCTTTCCAGTCTATTTCTCCTAAAATTTCCTTCTCTATCAAGGTCATTTGTTGCGCTACAGACAGGGAATCGTACATTAGTATAAATGGAACGTGACTTTCATTATTAGAAATCATTAATCTCGAATCGTGAATCCTGTATTGACCGATTAATTCCTGGATTTGCGCCGCTTGCACAGCAACATCAACATTAGCTGACACGTCTATTTTTTCAGGAGAGGAGGAAGTAAAGCCTTCCTTCTCGGATTGATCTGGAGTAAAGGGGATATTCATTATAGTTTGTCTCCTTCTTTCTATTAATAacgattttcttttttctgcGGGGCTATTTTGGAATGACGGCAAGTTGTTAAGGTTTAGCATTTCCACTTCATCTGCTAACTTGCTCGTTTTAATTCCAATAGCGTCACTACTCTTGGTGTTCTCTGGTTTTTCGGGAATTTTCTCGTATGTACCTTCCAGTTTCATTAATGCCACGGTTATTGGATCGTCATTAATTGAATCATCGAGCATATTAGCAATTtcatttaaatttttcttattcaaGGAGCCTGTAAAAGCCGACTCAGAGTTTGCTCTCCGTGTGTTCCGGGCACTAGATGTGTCATTAATGTCGATATCGTCCATTGTCAATACACTTCCTGATATGTTACTATTAGTTTCACTCTCGTTCTTCAGAAATTTACTTTTCAGCTCTTCAACGTTTTTCATTGGAGAAGCAACGTCAATGCTACCGTCATctggtgaaaaaaaatacttgtTGTTTTTCGCATGGGTACTTGGACTTTCTAGGTCATTATTGGAATCGCTTAAATCAATTGTTTTTAACTCATGCAATGAAGAAGTATTTGAGATTATATCTTGATTACCCCTTTGATATTCTTCTCTCAAATTTATTATCCTTTGGTGTGGCACTGGTAAATCTCTGGACGTTTCGAAAGTTTCAACTGTGCTACCAGTGGTAATCGAATTCAAATCACTTACAACAGATTCTATTGTGGGTGCTATG
This genomic window from Saccharomyces cerevisiae S288C chromosome I, complete sequence contains:
- the MAK16 gene encoding ribosome biosynthesis protein MAK16 (Essential nuclear protein; constituent of 66S pre-ribosomal particles; required for maturation of 25S and 5.8S rRNAs; required for maintenance of M1 satellite double-stranded RNA of the L-A virus) — its product is MSDEIVWQVINQSFCSHRIKAPNGQNFCRNEYNVTGLCTRQSCPLANSKYATVKCDNGKLYLYMKTPERAHTPAKLWERIKLSKNYTKALQQIDEHLLHWSKFFRHKCKQRFTKLTQVMITERRLALREEERHYVGVAPKVKRREQNRERKALVAAKIEKAIEKELMDRLKSGAYGDKPLNVDEKVWKKIMGQMEEENSQDEEEDWDEEEESDDGEVEYVADDGEGEYVDVDDLEKWLADSDREASSASESESDSESESDSDSDEENKNSAKRRKKGTSAKTKRPKVEIEYEEEHEVQNAEQEVAQ